The Collibacillus ludicampi region CGGAAGATAGCCATCAAACATTCAATCCCATACGATCAGAGATTCCGTCTGCCGAAAACTCATCCTCCTCTTTTCCTTCACACTTTCTTCAACAATTGAATCGGTCAAAACGTAAATCCAAAAAGAGAAGCAAAGCTCTCTTCTACAGTTCTCAACCGACCATTTTCAAAGCCTCTGGTTCTTGAATAAAAACCTTTCCCATTTATTTACATGTCGCCAATCGGATGGTGTAATGAATAGGGAACCATCCCAAACCATTACACCATCTTCGCGCGACATCCTCATTTTTTAAATTTGTGCAAAATGAAACATATCTTGACATATTTATTCGTTCTCCTGTCTTCGGATAAAGTCACGAAGCGTTCGCGCAATAGGAAATTTCACCTTGCAACACTTGCAATGTACATGTAAAGCGGCTGCCAAATTTTTTTCCACTCGCGGGGGCACTTTATAAGGAACCCCGCATTTGGGGCAAAAAATGATAAGACAAGTATTTTTCATTTGCTCGCCTCCGATCGAAATATGAACAGTACTTGTGGTCAGAAACTATCGAGTCTCTAATAATGTACGAGCATCCCCAAAAAATTGATTGTATTTGTAACTACATCATCTTGAAAGATGGATGATACACATACTGATTGAATAAAATGAGGCATTTGGCTAGTAAGCCATAATGCCTCATTTGGTTTGGTCATCCGTATTTGAGAGTCTCGACCGTATGAGTAAAAGAAAACCACTTCCATATCGGGAAGTGGTCTTGCCTGTTGCCCTTCCTTTCAATTTTCTAAACAACCCATACAATTATCCGTTCATTCGGCTGTAATAATCGTTGATTTGCTCAAGGATCGTCGGTTCATTTTCCGTTTGTGTATTGATATTATTTTGAATCATCGTTTATCCCTCCATAAAAGATTTTTTATTCGGAAGATTATGAATAAAATAAGCCAATTTACTCGTCACGGTCGCTTATACAACGTTCGCACTCATAGTGAGCGGATTCGCCTTCAACAGAAAACTCTGCCCCACACTGAACACAGATACAAGTGGACGAGTTTTTCGCCACAGATGGTTGAGTCCAACCATAAAATTCTGCGATCTTCATGTGTGATCCCTCCGTTCCTTGTTGTGTTTATTATATTATAACAACAAGAATTTAGTCAACATCTGTTATAATACAAAAATGAAATTGGAACGGTTATTTTGAAAATGAGTGCTTGGGTGGATGTATCGCTTTGCGCTTGGGATCATACAAAAAACCTCCGCGCGGAGTATTCATTACCCCTTTTCGCGGAGGCTTGTCTTGCTGTTTCTTCTTGGTCATTGAATTGCAGATGGTAACCCTAGCAATGAATCAATACGTTTCCAATTCTTCATCGGGAATCTCAAAGTTTGCATATACTGCCTGAACGTCATCATGCTCTTCCAATGCCTCGTACAGGAGAAGCATCTTCTGTGCCTCTTCTCCTCGCAGCTCCAACGTATTCTGCGGGATTAACGTAACCGTGGCTTCTTCAAACTTAATCCCCTCTTTGGTGAGAGCCTCTTGCACTGCCGCAAACTCTTCAGGCGTAGTCGTGATTTCATACTCGTCATCATCCGCTGAAAAGTCGGACGCTCCCGCTTCCAGTGCCATCAACATGAGTTCATCTTCAGAAACAGGAGATTGTTCCTTATTGACTGTAAGAATCCCTTTACGTTCGAACATCCAGCTTACACATCCTGTTTCCCCCAAATTGCCGCCACGTTTTGAAAAAATATGCCGGATTTCCGCAGCCGTACGATTTCGATTATCTGTTAACGCTTCCACCATGACGGCTACACCGCCGGGGCCATATCCTTCATAAATCAATTCTTCGTACGTGACACCCGGAATGTTCCCAAGCGCTTTGTCAATGGTCCGCTGGATGTTGTCAGACGGCATGTTGGCTTCTCTGGCTTTCTCCAAGGCCATGCGCAGACGAAAGTTCGTTTCCGGATTTCCTCCTCCCGCCCTTGCCGCATTGAAAATTTCTCGTGAAATTTTTGTAAATAGCTTGCCTCGAATAGCGTCTTGTTTCCCTTTTCTATGTTGAATGTTTTTCCACTTTGAATGTCCTGCCATCCCTATACACCTCACTTAAAAGTCCCTATTCTAGTCTAGGGCAGAGGGTATAATCGTGTCAAAAGGTTGTTACTGGCTGGGTGGAAAAAAAAGAGAACGAACCAACAAGGTAAGGTGAGCTCAAGAAAGCGGAGACAGAAAACGGGGAACCGATGAATCGAGCGTCATTAGTAACCGATTTCTTCACTCATATCTGTTTGTTGAGTTCATGATAGCGAAAACAATCTGTGGTATGATCCATGACCATTCCTGTCGCCTGCATGTACGCGTAACAGATCGTCGTTCCAACGAACTTGAAACCACGTTTTTTCAAATTTTTACTCATTGCATCCGACTGGGGAGTACTTACGGGCACTTCTTCACGGCTTGTCCAGTGATTCATCACAGGTTTCCCGCCAACAAAAGACCATATGTAATTTTTAAACGATCCGTACTCTTCTTGGATTTGCAAAAACGCTCTTGCATTTTCAATGGCAGCAAGTATTTTCAGTTTGTTGCGTACGATCCCTTCATCGGATAACAACTCTTCGACTTTACGGGAATCGTAACGCGCGATTTTATGCGCATCGAACCCGTCAAACGCTCTGCGGAAATTTTCCCTTTTTTTAAGAATCGTATACCAACTTAACCCTGCTTGTACACCTTCAAGAATAAGAAATTCAAACAACAAGCGGTCATCATAAACAGGAACCCCCCATTCATGATCATGATAATCGATATAGAGCGGGTCGTCTGTAACCCATGCACATCTCTTTTTCATTCTCTCACACCCGTTTCGTGCTCGTTGTTTTTAACTCTCATTGGTCGAACGGTATATGGCTTACTTTTTGTGCTCGGGTTCTGTCTAGGCGTCATTACGGACATATGCTTTGCGTATGTTTTCTGTGGGAGTCGTTCCGCCCTTGGAGAAGAGGCCATACATCCCACCTAAGTCCTTTCGCACGCAAAGGCATCCGCCTCGCATAACACCAAAAAATACGGGGGATCATACGCTCACCTCTACGATCCCCCTGGAGCCGATTGTTATCCAAAGAACAAATCCTCATTGATTTCAAAATGAGCATTCATCAGCACTTCTGCCAAATATTCTAAAGGAGTACTCTGTACTTGCCTATACATCTTCCTCGTATATAAGTGTTTCGCATGAGGCAGTTCCCTTTTCAATTGGGTGCGCAATTTGTTTCCTGCATCATCTGCGTCCACGAGAATGTAAACTTCTTCATATTGCAAGGGGATAATCAATCTCTCGATCTTCTCTTCACTGAGTGTCCCATACGTACAGATGATCTCGACTGGCTCATCAAGAATCTGGAGCAAACGCTCTTTGTCCTTTCTCCCCTCAACGATGATGAACTTCCTGGGTTGTACATATCCACTGTCCATTTCATTCATCCTTTTTGTCTAATAGGGATTGTTCAAGAAGGTTCCATACTCCTTTTGAACAATCCCTTATAGAAATCAACGCTCAAGGGACATACATATACAGAGTACATGCCGTCACTCGAAAGGGGAGTCAAACGATTCTGTCCCTTTTGAAGGTTGTTAAGATACTCGTTCTGCTCACATTCGTTTATGAAATGTATCAACGTCTTCAGAAATTGAAGTTATCAGGGTCAGGCCCGATCCTTTTGTTCTGGTTTAATCCGTCCAGTCTTTCCATGTCTTCTCGGGAAATCTCAAAATCAAAGATATTCGCATTTTCTTTAATGCGATGTTCATGAACCGATTTCGGAATCGTAACCACTTCGTTCTGTAAATCCCACCGCAGAACGATTTGTGCGGGCGTTTTTTGATATTTTGCGGCGAGTTCAGTGACAGTCGGGTGTTTCAAGACTTCCCCCCGCATCAAAGGGCTCCAAGCCTCCAGCTGGATCTTTTGCTCTCTGCAGAAACTGTGCAGTTCCTTTTGAGTCAATAGCGGATGATATTCAACTTGATTCACCATCGGAACGATTTCACAGTCAGCTAGCAGATCTTCCAAATGATGCACTTGGAAATTACTTACACCAATCGCTCGAACCCAGCCATCTTTATATAGTTTTTCGAGCGCTTTCCATGTCTCTTTATACTTCCCTTTTACTGGCCAATGGATCAAGTAGAGGTCAAGATACTCAAGCTCCAGCTTTTTGCGGCTCTCTTCAAATGCCGCCAGGGTTGATTCGTACCCCTGACGCGAGTTCCACACTTTCGTCGTAATGAAAAGCTCTTCCCTGGGAACCCCCGATTCTTTGACGGCTTTTCCTACCCCCTTTTCATTTTCATAAATAGCCGCCGTATCGATACTCCTATAGCCGACAGCGATAGCCGTTTTGACCGCAAATTCAACTTCTTCGCCTTCCTTCGCTTGGTACACTCCCAGCCCGAACCAGGGCATTTCCACACCGTTATGCAAAACTGTGCTAGCGGATATCCGATTCAACATATGTACCCCTCCGTTCATTCGAGTGTGTATACATGTATCATATCATAAAATGTGGAATTTTTTTATCAATTTTTTCAATCTTCTCCTCTCTTGTTTGTAATACCTATGTCACATAGGGCTCTATCATTCTGAAAATATATGCTCGTTAAAAAAAGGAAGCCTTCCATTCAGTTGAATCAGGTTTCCGCATGACAGCCCGTCTCCACTTTGTTTTTCCATATCTTATGCGAGTACGAAGTAACTTTAACTAGATTCAAGTTTATCGTTTGTTATATAATTTTTTGTGAGGTGGTTAGAATGTTCCCTGTTACCTTCTATGCTGCTGTGCATCTAAATCTGAATCGAAAATATTATAAGTACACGCATAACTTTGAACGGGAACCTGATGTGGATGAAATCCTTGAGATTCGCAAGGACATGTATTATCACTTGAAGAGAATCGTCAACGCCGATCATTTCATCTATGCACCGATTCCTCAGGAAAAATATGAAAAGATGATTCAGGAAGGCGAAGTTTCGGAAAAAGACTTTATTGAGGTTGTATCACTGGGGTAAAAACCGGAAACGGTAAAACGTGTTCGGATCGCGAACAAACCGTCCAAGCCTTCTGAAGAGCAAAAGTCTAGCGGAGGAGCGTAGGTAAGTCTCCGTGAGTAGATGAAAAAAGATCAAGGTGGAGTTTCGTTACATAGATCTCTTCCTTGATCTTTTTTCTTTCTATAAGACTTTATATCAACATCTTCCAGGCGATCTAACGATTCCCTGTGTAAGCGATCGCTTCAATCTCAATGAGAACGTCTTTGGGAAGACGGCTAATTTCTACGGTAGAACGTGCAGGACGATGATCTCCCAAAAATTTACCGTACTCTTCATTGACGGTTGCAAACATACTCAAGTCTTTAACAAAAATCGTTGTCTTCACAATATTTTCGAACGTGAGTCCTTCTTTTTCCAGGATCGCCTGAATGTTTCGCATGACCTGCCGGGTTTGAACCACAATATCATTTTCCACAACTTCATTGGTTTCCGGGTTCACAGGGATTTGTCCTGAAAGAAACAGAAAGTCACCTGCTTTGATCGCTTGCGAATAGGGTCCGATCGCTTGGGGAGCTTTTTCTGTGTAAACGGCTTTGATCATTTTGTTATTGCCTCCTTAGTGGTATTAATTTGTGTACGTATTTTCTGTAAGTCATTATAAATCGTAAATTTGGAAACACCAAGCGCGGGAAGCTCACGTTCGAAAAGATGCTTATCATTTAAACTCCCATAGCCTTTTGAATGGTATCTTCCGGTTGCAAGACAGGAACTTCAACATGAACCGTATCGGGGTATTTAATTCCTGCCCCCGTATTCAAAGCAACGACCGTTTCTTCTTCCTTGATCCATCCGTTTTCTCTCAACCTACGCGCGGCCACAAATGTTGCGGCTCCTTCCGGACAGATGAATGCGCCTTCCAGAGCAGCAATCTTTTGTTGCTCCTCAAGAATGGATTGATCATCCACCGCTACCGCACATCCATCCGTTTTGTAAACGGCCTCAAGAACGAGAAAATCACCGAGGGCTTTCGGTACATTAATCCCGAACGCGATGGTTGAAGAATCAGGCCAGAATTCGGAAGCCGGTTTTTTCTCTTTCCAAGCTTTGACGATCGGTGCACATCCTTCCGCTTGAACGGCCACCAATCTTGGAAGCGAACCTTTAACCCAACCGAGAGCTATCAATTCGTTAAGCGCTTTGTAAATTCCGATTATCCCCACGCCTCCGCCGGTTGGATACAAGATGACATCCGGCATTTTCCACCCCATTTGTTCTGCAATCTCAAGCCCCATCGTCTTTTTCCCTTCGATCCGGTAAGGCTCTTTTAATGTGGAAGCGTCGAATAAACCGTAATCTTTGACGGCTTGTCCGACGATTTTCCCCGCGTCACTGATCAGCCCGTTGACCAGATACAGGTTTGCGCCGGAGACCGCACATTCGTTTCTTGTAATCCTCGGTGCATCAAGCGGCATCACGATACTCGTTTTGATGCCGGCTCTCGCGGCATATAGCGACCAGGCTGCACCGGCATTCCCATTGGTCGGCATCGCCAACTCTTTGATTCCCAACTCTTTGGCTTTTGAAACACCAACGGCTGCACCGCGCGCTTTAAATGTCCCGGTCGGGATGACCCCTTCATCCTTCATAAACAAATGGCGAATGGACATGTCTTTGCCTATATGGGGCATCGGAATGAAAGGAGTCATGCCTTCTCCTAATGATACAATATTTTCCTTGTTTTCAACCGGAAGCAATTCATGATATCTCCATAGGCTTGCTTCCCTGCCCAATAGATCACTCGGCTTGAGGACTTTTTTTATTTCATCGAGATCATAGTCGACCAACAAAGGAGAACCGCAGACACATAGTTGATTCTTTTCCCTCGCGCTGTATGTTTTACTACATGTAGGGCAATGTAGATGGGACACGTAGCTGAATTTCATCCAACCAACCTCCTTGCTTTGCTAGCTTCATCATAACGGCATCGCCGAGTCGATTACAAAACGAAAAGTCATCCCTAGCCGTAAAAGGTTAGGATGTCTCTTCATGATTCAAGCGTCAAGGACGGGCATTCTTCTCCCCTATATATCTTTCTTTGAGCGTTTCCGGATCTACGCGAATTTGTGCCACTCCGGTACTCATCGCTGCTTGCGCGACTGCGGCCGCTACATGTGGGACCACCCTTGGATCAAAGGGATCTGGAATCACATAGTCTGCGCGAA contains the following coding sequences:
- a CDS encoding threonine synthase, yielding MKFSYVSHLHCPTCSKTYSAREKNQLCVCGSPLLVDYDLDEIKKVLKPSDLLGREASLWRYHELLPVENKENIVSLGEGMTPFIPMPHIGKDMSIRHLFMKDEGVIPTGTFKARGAAVGVSKAKELGIKELAMPTNGNAGAAWSLYAARAGIKTSIVMPLDAPRITRNECAVSGANLYLVNGLISDAGKIVGQAVKDYGLFDASTLKEPYRIEGKKTMGLEIAEQMGWKMPDVILYPTGGGVGIIGIYKALNELIALGWVKGSLPRLVAVQAEGCAPIVKAWKEKKPASEFWPDSSTIAFGINVPKALGDFLVLEAVYKTDGCAVAVDDQSILEEQQKIAALEGAFICPEGAATFVAARRLRENGWIKEEETVVALNTGAGIKYPDTVHVEVPVLQPEDTIQKAMGV
- a CDS encoding toprim domain-containing protein — protein: MDSGYVQPRKFIIVEGRKDKERLLQILDEPVEIICTYGTLSEEKIERLIIPLQYEEVYILVDADDAGNKLRTQLKRELPHAKHLYTRKMYRQVQSTPLEYLAEVLMNAHFEINEDLFFG
- a CDS encoding DNA-3-methyladenine glycosylase I, whose amino-acid sequence is MKKRCAWVTDDPLYIDYHDHEWGVPVYDDRLLFEFLILEGVQAGLSWYTILKKRENFRRAFDGFDAHKIARYDSRKVEELLSDEGIVRNKLKILAAIENARAFLQIQEEYGSFKNYIWSFVGGKPVMNHWTSREEVPVSTPQSDAMSKNLKKRGFKFVGTTICYAYMQATGMVMDHTTDCFRYHELNKQI
- a CDS encoding aldo/keto reductase, with translation MLNRISASTVLHNGVEMPWFGLGVYQAKEGEEVEFAVKTAIAVGYRSIDTAAIYENEKGVGKAVKESGVPREELFITTKVWNSRQGYESTLAAFEESRKKLELEYLDLYLIHWPVKGKYKETWKALEKLYKDGWVRAIGVSNFQVHHLEDLLADCEIVPMVNQVEYHPLLTQKELHSFCREQKIQLEAWSPLMRGEVLKHPTVTELAAKYQKTPAQIVLRWDLQNEVVTIPKSVHEHRIKENANIFDFEISREDMERLDGLNQNKRIGPDPDNFNF
- a CDS encoding RidA family protein, encoding MIKAVYTEKAPQAIGPYSQAIKAGDFLFLSGQIPVNPETNEVVENDIVVQTRQVMRNIQAILEKEGLTFENIVKTTIFVKDLSMFATVNEEYGKFLGDHRPARSTVEISRLPKDVLIEIEAIAYTGNR
- a CDS encoding YebC/PmpR family DNA-binding transcriptional regulator; the encoded protein is MAGHSKWKNIQHRKGKQDAIRGKLFTKISREIFNAARAGGGNPETNFRLRMALEKAREANMPSDNIQRTIDKALGNIPGVTYEELIYEGYGPGGVAVMVEALTDNRNRTAAEIRHIFSKRGGNLGETGCVSWMFERKGILTVNKEQSPVSEDELMLMALEAGASDFSADDDEYEITTTPEEFAAVQEALTKEGIKFEEATVTLIPQNTLELRGEEAQKMLLLYEALEEHDDVQAVYANFEIPDEELETY